Proteins found in one Methanospirillum hungatei JF-1 genomic segment:
- a CDS encoding type II toxin-antitoxin system HicB family antitoxin has translation MMFDIILEKEEDGYWSVHCPALKGCHSQGSSKEEAIENMKEAIELYLEVAHEKAMTLTNSQSGLSLVTIAV, from the coding sequence ATGATGTTCGATATCATCCTTGAAAAAGAAGAGGATGGTTACTGGTCTGTCCATTGTCCTGCCCTTAAAGGATGCCATTCTCAGGGTTCTTCCAAAGAGGAAGCCATTGAAAATATGAAAGAGGCAATTGAATTATACCTCGAAGTAGCACATGAAAAGGCTATGACATTAACTAATTCTCAGTCTGGATTATCTCTCGTTACAATTGCAGTATGA
- a CDS encoding DUF4129 domain-containing protein, with the protein MNCQVKRHLFYLVYATLCLLVAGLLIGNGLQPLLYPAEKSVRETRYHMNIDDLRKQAFNSSTDLLPLMQELLDYSGTIAVTLRKSDIESASSDLARYTSRYHDLQNLIIRLDMNESEIARFSQDAGQQKDMLSQFVTTSESLQSLEKLEIQYQNEGNPESVTKVRLQGKALKNRIQTLQNQYADITDSLSSRGKTLGVNTEPVMQSRVEFDKLTGMVAERQNERDRYTRFADTGSPFVSFLAVPNNVTFQDKVDVYGFIAGSQGRSFPVVITLDNEPFLEVIPNEIGEFRSTVQIHNISAGEHILTARWGIVVSDPSHLVVKPLEATLGLQVLPVKGMSAVNLTGTLTARDPVPDVPVSILVQDKVCDTVMTNAAGTYLVTVPLSEGRYDVFTRFDDPSYPLLQSESQHYIVESDGTRITSVTSSKAGPIPPWILVLPGILLFTIPIWYLWRKGIVQRSVSQVEDSSKLKDVREQWVGGSAVDGMIDSDSIPAAEYPSGPEELPRKIYLEMLSFLSSHQVFEISPVMTPREIARALPEEVCKARFTRFIGWYERIRYGGCQDVRCTEGLIKAADAVRKSCQEMRDEA; encoded by the coding sequence GTGAATTGCCAGGTAAAGCGGCATCTCTTTTATCTTGTTTATGCTACGCTTTGTCTCCTTGTTGCAGGTCTTCTGATCGGAAACGGGCTACAACCACTTCTCTATCCTGCTGAGAAGAGTGTCCGTGAGACCAGATATCATATGAATATCGACGACCTCCGAAAACAGGCATTTAACAGTTCCACAGATCTTCTCCCCCTGATGCAGGAACTTCTGGACTATAGCGGAACGATTGCTGTCACGTTGAGAAAATCTGATATCGAGTCCGCAAGTTCCGATCTTGCCCGGTATACAAGCCGGTACCATGATCTTCAGAATCTTATCATCCGACTGGATATGAATGAGAGCGAAATCGCCCGGTTTTCTCAGGATGCAGGTCAGCAAAAGGATATGCTCTCCCAGTTCGTAACAACATCGGAATCTTTGCAGTCACTTGAAAAACTGGAGATTCAGTATCAGAACGAAGGGAATCCTGAATCCGTAACCAAAGTCAGGCTTCAGGGGAAAGCACTCAAAAACAGAATTCAGACCCTGCAGAACCAGTATGCAGATATAACCGATTCATTGTCATCACGGGGGAAGACCCTTGGAGTAAATACTGAGCCCGTGATGCAGAGCAGGGTTGAATTTGATAAACTTACCGGGATGGTTGCAGAGCGGCAGAATGAACGTGACCGGTATACCCGCTTTGCCGATACCGGATCACCCTTTGTTTCATTCCTGGCAGTACCGAATAATGTGACATTTCAAGACAAGGTAGATGTGTATGGGTTTATCGCCGGATCACAGGGCCGCTCATTCCCGGTCGTTATTACTCTGGATAATGAGCCTTTTTTGGAAGTTATCCCTAATGAAATTGGTGAATTCCGTTCAACGGTGCAGATCCATAATATTTCCGCTGGAGAACATATCCTCACCGCCCGATGGGGCATTGTGGTCTCTGATCCGTCTCATTTGGTCGTAAAGCCTCTGGAAGCTACGCTGGGACTTCAGGTACTCCCGGTAAAAGGTATGTCTGCGGTTAATCTGACCGGCACTCTAACTGCACGTGACCCGGTTCCGGATGTTCCGGTCAGCATCCTTGTTCAGGATAAGGTATGTGATACGGTCATGACGAATGCAGCGGGGACGTACCTGGTGACGGTACCTCTGTCTGAAGGAAGGTATGATGTATTTACCCGGTTTGATGATCCCTCATATCCCTTGCTTCAATCAGAAAGTCAGCATTATATCGTTGAATCTGACGGGACACGTATCACATCCGTCACCAGTTCAAAGGCCGGCCCTATCCCGCCGTGGATACTTGTACTACCTGGTATTCTTCTCTTTACAATTCCTATCTGGTATCTCTGGCGAAAGGGGATAGTTCAGAGATCTGTCAGCCAGGTTGAAGATTCATCCAAATTGAAAGATGTACGCGAACAGTGGGTTGGTGGGAGTGCAGTTGATGGTATGATTGATTCGGATAGCATCCCTGCAGCGGAGTATCCCTCCGGTCCTGAAGAATTACCCCGGAAAATATACCTGGAGATGCTCTCATTCCTGTCAAGTCATCAGGTTTTTGAGATATCACCTGTTATGACCCCGCGGGAGATAGCCCGGGCCTTGCCGGAGGAGGTGTGTAAAGCCCGGTTCACCAGGTTTATCGGATGGTATGAACGTATCAGATACGGGGGATGTCAGGATGTGCGGTGCACCGAAGGTCTGATTAAGGCAGCAGATGCGGTCCGAAAGTCTTGCCAGGAGATGAGAGATGAAGCGTAA
- a CDS encoding AAA family ATPase, translated as MNAGKLPIGIQSFKEIRTHGYLYVDKTP; from the coding sequence ATGAACGCTGGCAAACTTCCCATCGGCATTCAGTCTTTCAAAGAAATCCGAACCCATGGCTATTTGTACGTAGATAAAACCCCTTAA
- a CDS encoding DUF2283 domain-containing protein: MKPKNTITDAVLNLIPDLLRLPSSRIWCDYDEEDDVLYISFRKPQHADQSEMEDNIITHYPVDIHQVAGVEIRNYL, from the coding sequence ATGAAACCGAAAAACACTATTACTGATGCGGTCCTGAATCTCATACCTGACCTCCTTCGTCTGCCATCCAGTCGGATATGGTGTGATTACGATGAAGAGGATGATGTGTTGTATATCAGTTTTCGAAAACCGCAGCATGCTGATCAAAGTGAGATGGAAGATAATATCATTACTCATTATCCCGTTGACATACATCAGGTTGCTGGAGTGGAAATACGAAATTACCTATGA
- a CDS encoding DUF4350 domain-containing protein — MKRNFIIGLMICTALLILGIFLTTNTLEFSQDNIGWNGSSGFFSRLDRHTTEMITDISALETKENTTLLIIAPNESWSGEEIRIIHAFLKRGNTVFLADETDTGNSLLSGLGSSIRIGPSYLAGIDRAYNNSSILITSPVQEHPLTRGIGSLVLDKAKPLTGGTPLIQTGIMSWIDTNNDFRISSDESFGRYTVLSQEQMGNGEIIVLSDSGVFINSMSGIESEYGNGQFLSRCIQYRPNLLIEQIHSRTADYSGMGWLFRHIRLDSFLKTMIVLVSLLACAFLFRKRPPGFSDIGSEPVMM, encoded by the coding sequence ATGAAGCGTAATTTCATTATTGGATTGATGATTTGCACCGCTCTCCTTATCCTGGGGATATTTCTTACCACAAATACTTTGGAATTCTCACAGGATAATATCGGCTGGAACGGGAGTTCAGGATTCTTCTCCCGGCTGGATCGTCATACAACTGAAATGATTACTGATATCTCTGCACTGGAAACGAAGGAAAATACGACTCTTCTGATAATTGCACCGAATGAATCGTGGTCAGGTGAGGAGATAAGGATTATCCATGCATTTCTGAAAAGAGGGAATACGGTATTCCTTGCAGATGAGACCGATACCGGAAACAGCCTTCTATCGGGTCTTGGCAGTTCCATCAGGATAGGGCCCTCGTATCTTGCCGGGATTGACCGGGCATATAACAACTCCTCAATTCTCATCACCAGCCCGGTACAGGAGCATCCTCTCACCCGTGGCATTGGCTCGCTTGTTCTTGATAAGGCAAAACCCCTGACCGGGGGAACTCCTTTGATACAGACTGGTATCATGAGCTGGATTGATACCAATAATGATTTTCGCATCTCATCCGATGAGTCATTTGGACGATATACCGTTCTTTCACAAGAACAAATGGGAAATGGAGAGATAATCGTCCTGTCTGACTCGGGAGTTTTTATCAATTCTATGTCCGGAATTGAATCAGAGTATGGGAATGGGCAGTTTTTATCACGTTGCATTCAGTACAGGCCAAATCTTCTTATTGAACAGATTCACAGCCGGACAGCGGATTACAGTGGCATGGGGTGGTTATTTCGGCATATTCGGCTGGATTCCTTTTTGAAGACCATGATAGTTCTGGTCTCCCTCCTCGCCTGTGCATTTCTTTTCAGAAAGAGGCCTCCGGGATTTTCAGATATCGGTTCTGAACCGGTGATGATGTAA
- a CDS encoding ATP-binding protein: MQKNIPYGIMNFAELILEDRYFIDKTQYISELELIKNPIFLRPRRFGKSLFCSMLKYYYDIKEKDNFEKYFSHTWIGQHPTHNHNKYIILHLDFSRVEPENSIEKIEHNFKQYCNNLLILLQKSYSGVLGSAPDLPVDNPASTNLGIWLDAIQLSGGPPVYVIIDEYDNFVNHFITSHQDHLYKDITSTESFFRSFFKVLKNGRQTGSIANLFITGVLPITIDDLTSSYNIGTFLTLDPSFEHMLGFTQTEVDQLLDFIYRDYGMDFSTRKQVNEVIKSQYNGYHFVHTNSDALYNPTMLMFFLREFCDQKIIPKNLTDLNLRTDLSWVKRITNQPENTEEILTDILKTNTIPYDEEYLISKFNKSQFFNKNYYPISLFYLGMLTRKDDFSLELPNLSMRKIFTEYYNELLHIDVSTRYASMMQDFIDNPDLERLFSNYWDLYIRQFPEAVFTQVNENFYRTTFYELCSRYLSNWFIWNIERSYPQGRSDLEFVGKYHERFANLRWVIEFKYFSNTEFSKMKCKIEDIPLKEEDTRQIQGYAQGLMQEYPEASIRLFVIYCIGNQGFRVFEV, from the coding sequence ATGCAAAAAAATATCCCCTATGGAATAATGAATTTTGCCGAATTAATTCTGGAAGACCGTTATTTCATTGATAAAACACAATATATATCAGAATTGGAGCTAATAAAAAACCCCATTTTCTTACGGCCAAGAAGGTTTGGAAAATCACTCTTCTGTTCAATGCTCAAGTATTATTATGATATTAAAGAGAAAGATAATTTTGAAAAATATTTCAGCCATACCTGGATTGGACAGCATCCCACTCATAACCATAACAAGTATATTATTTTACACCTGGATTTTTCTAGAGTTGAACCTGAAAATTCAATAGAGAAAATTGAGCATAATTTTAAACAATACTGCAATAACCTGCTCATATTACTTCAAAAGTCTTATTCAGGAGTCTTGGGATCAGCTCCGGATCTTCCCGTAGATAATCCAGCCTCTACAAACCTTGGGATATGGCTGGATGCAATTCAATTATCCGGTGGCCCACCGGTTTATGTAATTATTGATGAATATGATAATTTTGTCAACCATTTCATTACCAGTCATCAGGATCATCTGTATAAGGACATTACATCAACTGAAAGTTTTTTCAGGAGTTTTTTTAAAGTTCTTAAAAATGGAAGACAAACCGGGTCTATCGCAAATCTCTTCATCACCGGTGTATTGCCCATTACTATTGATGATCTCACCTCTAGTTATAATATTGGAACATTTCTTACACTGGACCCATCCTTTGAACACATGCTTGGATTTACCCAGACAGAAGTTGATCAACTTCTGGATTTTATATATAGAGACTATGGAATGGATTTTTCCACTCGAAAACAGGTAAATGAAGTTATTAAAAGTCAGTATAACGGGTATCATTTTGTTCATACCAATTCTGATGCCTTATATAACCCAACAATGCTCATGTTCTTCCTTCGGGAATTCTGTGATCAAAAAATAATTCCAAAAAACCTTACGGATCTGAACCTTCGAACAGATCTGTCATGGGTTAAGCGGATTACCAACCAACCTGAGAATACTGAAGAGATTCTCACCGACATTCTCAAAACCAATACTATACCCTATGATGAGGAATACCTCATTTCGAAATTTAACAAATCCCAGTTCTTTAATAAAAATTACTATCCAATCTCATTATTTTACCTTGGGATGCTCACCAGAAAAGATGATTTTTCCCTTGAACTGCCCAATCTCTCCATGAGGAAGATCTTTACAGAATATTACAACGAACTCCTTCATATCGATGTATCTACCCGGTATGCATCCATGATGCAGGACTTTATCGATAATCCTGATTTGGAGAGGCTCTTTTCTAATTATTGGGATCTATATATCAGACAGTTTCCTGAAGCAGTCTTCACTCAGGTCAATGAGAATTTTTACCGCACGACTTTTTATGAACTCTGCAGCAGATATCTCTCAAACTGGTTTATCTGGAACATTGAGCGATCATATCCTCAGGGAAGATCTGATCTTGAGTTCGTGGGAAAATATCATGAACGGTTTGCGAACCTCCGCTGGGTGATTGAATTCAAATACTTTTCCAATACTGAATTCTCAAAAATGAAGTGCAAAATCGAAGATATCCCCTTGAAAGAAGAAGATACCAGACAGATTCAGGGGTATGCACAAGGCCTCATGCAGGAATATCCAGAAGCATCAATCCGACTTTTTGTCATATATTGTATCGGGAACCAGGGCTTTCGGGTATTTGAAGTTTAA
- a CDS encoding type II toxin-antitoxin system HicA family toxin, translating into MVKVFKKIGFQVIRQKGSHIMLSRGEDFLVVPNHSTIAKGTQRDLIKDSGLSVEEFNDLLKE; encoded by the coding sequence ATGGTTAAAGTCTTCAAAAAAATTGGATTTCAGGTTATAAGACAAAAAGGCAGCCATATTATGTTGTCTAGGGGTGAAGATTTTTTGGTTGTCCCAAATCATTCAACGATTGCAAAAGGGACACAGCGTGATCTTATCAAAGATTCAGGCCTTTCTGTCGAAGAATTCAATGATTTGCTGAAAGAATAA
- a CDS encoding AAA family ATPase: MTDRDMDQTIDYYGDEEDISALAQLHTAVISALSPFIVGNQDLIELILIALLAEGHILIEGLPGTAKTTIAKAIAMVTGCEFARIQGAVDLQPADMIGVRIYDQQSCEFNLRKGPIFTNVLLADEMNRVHPKAQSAFIEAMSERQATIDGITLPVPRPFIVIATQNSFELEGTFPLIEAQRDRFMFSIGISPLSPDEELAVIKRASDGTLTWNRFAETLKPVTSPDALQAAIAQVSRVRMEDPIHRYIRDIVIATRNHPDIGLGASSRASISFVKGAKGAAALAGRAYVIPDDVKKIALSVLIHRLYLTREAEIEGVRPGDIIRDIMDRIEVP, from the coding sequence ATGACTGACCGTGATATGGATCAGACCATTGATTATTATGGAGATGAGGAGGATATCTCTGCACTTGCACAACTTCATACTGCCGTTATATCCGCTCTTTCTCCATTTATCGTCGGAAACCAGGATCTCATTGAACTCATATTGATTGCCCTCCTCGCAGAAGGTCATATCCTGATTGAAGGGCTCCCGGGGACTGCGAAGACTACTATTGCAAAAGCCATTGCCATGGTGACCGGGTGTGAATTTGCACGGATTCAGGGAGCCGTTGATCTACAGCCTGCTGATATGATCGGAGTCCGCATCTATGATCAGCAGTCATGTGAATTCAACCTTCGCAAGGGGCCTATTTTTACCAATGTCCTGCTTGCTGACGAGATGAACCGGGTTCACCCAAAGGCTCAGTCGGCATTTATTGAAGCCATGAGTGAGCGACAGGCGACCATTGATGGGATAACTCTCCCCGTACCCCGTCCGTTCATCGTTATTGCAACCCAGAACTCCTTTGAACTTGAAGGAACCTTTCCCCTCATTGAGGCTCAGCGTGACCGGTTCATGTTCAGTATCGGCATCTCTCCGCTCAGTCCTGATGAGGAACTAGCGGTAATTAAACGGGCTTCAGATGGAACCCTGACCTGGAACCGGTTTGCTGAAACACTCAAGCCGGTCACATCGCCAGACGCACTGCAGGCAGCCATTGCGCAGGTTTCACGGGTCAGGATGGAGGATCCAATCCATCGGTATATCCGGGATATCGTCATTGCTACCCGGAACCATCCGGATATCGGGCTTGGGGCATCCAGCAGGGCGTCAATATCTTTTGTAAAAGGGGCAAAAGGTGCCGCGGCTCTTGCCGGCAGGGCGTATGTCATTCCGGATGATGTGAAGAAAATCGCCCTCTCTGTTCTGATTCACCGGCTGTACCTCACACGGGAGGCGGAGATTGAAGGGGTTCGCCCGGGAGATATTATCCGGGATATCATGGACCGTATTGAGGTGCCGTAA
- a CDS encoding PD-(D/E)XK nuclease domain-containing protein has protein sequence MIPEGRSDLEFVGKYHERFAGLRLVIEFKYLSNTEFSRMKEKLEDFKMRKEDTIQIEGYAKSLIQENPEAHIRLFVIYCIGNTGFKIFGI, from the coding sequence ATCATACCTGAAGGAAGATCTGATCTTGAATTTGTTGGAAAATATCATGAGCGGTTTGCCGGACTTCGATTGGTTATTGAATTTAAATACCTGTCAAATACTGAATTTTCCCGGATGAAAGAAAAACTTGAAGATTTTAAAATGAGGAAAGAGGATACGATCCAGATAGAAGGGTATGCAAAAAGCTTGATACAGGAAAATCCTGAGGCACATATCCGGCTGTTTGTGATATATTGCATAGGTAACACCGGGTTTAAAATATTTGGAATATGA
- a CDS encoding PD-(D/E)XK nuclease domain-containing protein — translation MSVFEEYYASIVYAYVVSLGYLVIPEDTTNHGPVDMTVQTLYAIWLFECKVQDQTNRGAYQKSPLLQLQEKKYAEKYRSCEKPL, via the coding sequence ATATCCGTTTTTGAAGAGTATTATGCAAGTATCGTCTATGCATATGTTGTAAGCCTTGGATATCTGGTCATACCTGAAGATACCACAAATCATGGACCGGTAGACATGACGGTTCAAACCTTATATGCTATTTGGCTTTTTGAGTGTAAAGTTCAGGATCAGACTAATAGAGGTGCATATCAGAAAAGTCCTCTTCTGCAATTGCAGGAGAAAAAATATGCTGAAAAGTACCGAAGCTGTGAAAAACCGCTCTAA
- a CDS encoding DUF58 domain-containing protein produces MKLTPCSTGLLAVFLILIFLAIILDDPVLLMAGTSVGLLLMGLCLQFLHTVEKTYRTISGSWKMEKSLIRQGKSNAIDCTLCLEIPPGYKVRYLDTVPAMCSLESGENQTWTDIAGSQILTLSYRFIPHYHGTIYHQGGIITIQNRFFSSSLPLRPEKSSVPSVQVQPWPLFGPVEKHGSGKDLERIGPVKGYSIRQFREYLPGDDIRHVDWKISAKRGTLYIREYATPSDELPMVIVDLPDSGQQIDMQAFSRMVSSISGYVESKLAKKEPIRLMGISGPNMSDLYYEGYDMAHCLTIIRERIHPVPRTFHLFRFMMRSDMRKEIHHAALSMDRSEISGDERSYIVRVRDIRKQHIQEVKTTRFAHAMNTILMQRHFHEIILYSLCDGDMSHIREVAALAGRQSIPFRIRTPKRSDLSGMSLFSLCGEPVEVI; encoded by the coding sequence GTGAAGCTCACTCCCTGCTCTACGGGTCTGCTTGCAGTCTTTCTCATCCTCATCTTTCTTGCCATTATCCTGGATGATCCAGTCCTCCTCATGGCAGGAACGTCAGTCGGACTACTGCTCATGGGCCTCTGTCTTCAATTTCTTCATACGGTTGAAAAAACCTACCGGACAATCAGCGGTTCATGGAAGATGGAAAAATCGCTCATTCGGCAGGGGAAAAGTAATGCCATTGATTGCACCCTCTGCCTGGAAATCCCACCTGGATACAAGGTTCGATATCTGGATACTGTTCCGGCTATGTGCAGCCTTGAGTCTGGAGAGAACCAGACCTGGACTGACATTGCCGGATCACAGATCCTCACCCTCTCCTACCGGTTTATCCCTCACTATCATGGGACCATATATCATCAGGGGGGTATTATCACGATTCAGAACCGGTTCTTTTCAAGTTCACTGCCCCTTCGACCGGAAAAATCATCAGTTCCCTCAGTGCAGGTACAACCCTGGCCATTATTTGGTCCGGTTGAAAAACACGGATCCGGAAAGGATCTTGAACGTATCGGACCGGTGAAAGGATATTCAATCAGGCAGTTTCGGGAATATCTCCCCGGAGATGACATCCGGCATGTTGACTGGAAGATATCGGCAAAACGGGGAACTCTCTATATCCGTGAGTATGCAACGCCATCTGATGAACTCCCCATGGTCATTGTTGATCTCCCGGATAGCGGACAGCAGATCGATATGCAGGCATTTTCACGGATGGTCAGTTCAATTTCCGGGTACGTTGAGTCGAAACTAGCGAAGAAGGAACCAATTCGTCTTATGGGGATATCAGGACCGAATATGAGTGATCTGTATTATGAGGGATATGATATGGCCCATTGCCTGACGATAATCCGTGAAAGAATCCATCCTGTTCCCCGGACATTTCATCTATTCAGGTTCATGATGCGATCAGATATGAGAAAAGAGATACATCACGCTGCGTTATCTATGGACAGGTCGGAAATTTCTGGTGATGAACGGTCATATATTGTCAGGGTCCGGGATATCAGAAAACAGCATATCCAGGAAGTGAAAACCACCAGGTTTGCCCATGCCATGAACACTATTCTCATGCAACGGCATTTTCATGAGATTATTCTGTATTCACTTTGTGATGGAGATATGAGTCATATCAGGGAGGTAGCAGCCCTTGCAGGCAGGCAGAGCATTCCATTCCGGATACGAACCCCGAAACGATCCGATCTATCAGGTATGAGTCTCTTCTCCCTCTGTGGAGAACCGGTTGAGGTGATCTGA
- a CDS encoding type II toxin-antitoxin system VapC family toxin — MLILFKKKDPAAIEKLKELERNDEMICSTIINILEIFKGAYLSSQIEKNLLQVEEIISSLIHLQIDSGVQEIFGKLSASLLKNGNRIGDIDEVIAAICLAHNQNILTRDSHFNKIPDLSVLSY, encoded by the coding sequence TTGTTGATATTATTTAAAAAAAAAGATCCTGCAGCAATCGAAAAACTAAAAGAGCTTGAAAGAAATGATGAAATGATATGTTCAACAATAATTAACATTCTTGAAATTTTTAAGGGAGCATATCTCTCATCACAAATAGAGAAAAACCTGCTTCAGGTTGAAGAAATAATTTCAAGCCTTATTCACTTACAAATTGATTCTGGTGTTCAGGAAATCTTTGGAAAGCTTTCAGCCTCTCTTCTGAAAAATGGTAATAGAATCGGAGATATTGATGAAGTGATTGCAGCGATATGTCTTGCTCATAATCAAAATATACTTACAAGGGATTCTCATTTCAATAAAATACCTGATTTATCAGTATTGTCATATTAA
- a CDS encoding DUF1616 domain-containing protein — MHPADRDSPVLHILYLSFLQTRIFSDLKFIILWLIGAITCIYVPILNETSIRVLLALPLVLFIPGYALIAALFPTDEDLDLIERIALSFGLSIAVVPLIGLGLNYTPWGIRLDPIVISLSLFTIIMVLIAQGRRAMTDPDDRYQFPADEIMAGIREEFFPTEGNRTDKILSIILLISILAAIGTTIFVIVFPKEGEKFTEFYILGEKRMAADYPDRLFIGEEYSMYIGVGNHEYRNVSYTIEVHQITMETDESGNVSYITRMNMTDRLSVAVPHNETVTLPYNLTAADKGYNRIEFLLFNESVPDRSVWGMERINQSYRDLHLWVKVLE, encoded by the coding sequence GTGCATCCGGCTGACAGAGACAGTCCTGTCCTTCATATACTTTATTTATCCTTTCTTCAGACCCGCATCTTTTCAGATCTGAAATTCATAATTCTCTGGCTTATTGGTGCCATTACATGTATATACGTCCCGATTTTAAATGAAACATCTATCAGGGTACTTCTGGCACTCCCCCTTGTTCTCTTCATACCAGGGTATGCCCTCATTGCTGCCCTGTTTCCCACCGATGAAGATCTGGACCTTATCGAGCGTATTGCCCTGTCTTTTGGTCTCTCTATTGCAGTCGTACCTCTCATTGGTCTTGGTCTGAATTATACGCCCTGGGGGATCAGGCTTGACCCGATTGTTATCTCTCTCTCCCTGTTTACGATTATTATGGTCCTTATTGCCCAGGGGCGCCGGGCGATGACTGATCCTGATGACCGGTACCAGTTCCCTGCAGATGAGATAATGGCAGGGATTCGTGAGGAGTTCTTTCCGACTGAGGGGAACAGAACAGATAAAATACTCTCCATCATCCTTCTGATATCGATTCTTGCTGCGATTGGGACGACCATCTTTGTTATTGTCTTTCCCAAGGAAGGGGAGAAATTTACTGAATTTTATATCCTGGGGGAGAAGCGGATGGCAGCTGATTACCCTGACCGATTGTTCATCGGGGAAGAGTATTCGATGTATATCGGGGTTGGAAATCATGAGTATCGGAATGTTTCCTATACGATTGAAGTCCACCAGATAACCATGGAGACCGATGAATCTGGGAATGTCTCGTATATCACCCGGATGAATATGACTGACCGGTTATCTGTCGCTGTTCCTCATAATGAAACCGTGACGTTGCCCTATAATCTAACTGCGGCAGATAAAGGATATAACAGGATTGAGTTTTTATTATTTAATGAGTCTGTTCCTGATAGATCTGTCTGGGGTATGGAACGGATAAACCAGAGTTACCGGGATCTGCATCTATGGGTGAAAGTATTGGAGTAA
- a CDS encoding glycosyltransferase family 2 protein codes for MNSSHEQWCFQGEITPACDDLWYHSEISSNNHDFSYHTIPSSFRYQFSPEEDSGHLPINPFSSTAVLIPAYNEGQIIGSVVREARKIIPMVIVIDDGSADNTAEQATGAGADVIRLRENQGKAGAVMIGCSYAKKHGIETIILLDGDGQHDPREIPVVAAPVMTGVADMVIGSRFMGEKNQIPRYRRAGQQILNGVTRLASQIAITDSQSGFRVLGKRALENLNFTSKGYNLESDMITHFASIGMRMVEVPITVRYDVPNKHKMNPLRHGVGIISHLLCNITRNSQILSKVPSMTTLIFGAAIFFAFLSGLLSRPFIEIHLLSIGLFTMIMGSYGFIYQLIHRG; via the coding sequence ATGAATTCATCACATGAGCAATGGTGCTTTCAGGGAGAGATTACTCCGGCATGTGATGATCTCTGGTACCATTCCGAAATCAGTTCAAATAATCATGATTTCTCATATCACACCATACCCTCTTCTTTCAGATATCAGTTTAGTCCTGAAGAAGATTCCGGACATCTTCCGATCAATCCATTTTCATCCACTGCAGTCCTCATCCCTGCATACAATGAAGGGCAGATTATCGGTTCGGTAGTGAGAGAGGCGCGAAAAATTATCCCAATGGTAATTGTTATCGACGATGGATCCGCTGATAATACCGCTGAACAGGCAACTGGTGCAGGGGCTGATGTAATTCGGTTACGTGAGAACCAGGGGAAAGCAGGGGCAGTAATGATCGGATGCTCCTATGCAAAGAAACACGGCATCGAAACCATCATTCTCCTTGACGGTGACGGGCAGCATGATCCCAGGGAAATACCAGTTGTTGCTGCTCCGGTCATGACAGGAGTTGCGGATATGGTCATTGGTTCACGATTCATGGGAGAGAAGAATCAGATTCCCCGATATCGGAGGGCCGGTCAGCAGATTCTGAACGGCGTCACCAGACTGGCATCCCAGATTGCCATCACCGATTCACAATCCGGTTTTCGGGTTCTCGGTAAACGGGCACTGGAGAACCTGAACTTCACATCAAAGGGATATAACCTTGAATCAGATATGATAACCCATTTTGCTTCGATTGGAATGAGGATGGTTGAGGTCCCGATTACCGTCAGATATGATGTGCCAAATAAGCACAAGATGAATCCCCTCCGTCATGGGGTGGGTATTATCTCCCATTTACTCTGTAATATTACCAGAAACAGTCAGATCCTCTCCAAAGTCCCGTCAATGACAACGCTCATCTTCGGGGCTGCAATATTCTTCGCTTTTCTTTCAGGGTTATTATCCAGACCGTTTATTGAGATTCATCTCCTTTCCATCGGGCTTTTTACTATGATCATGGGAAGTTACGGGTTCATATATCAGTTGATTCATCGCGGGTAA